One segment of Pseudobythopirellula maris DNA contains the following:
- a CDS encoding glycosyltransferase family 2 protein: MIPPTAPKTDAPSGEPPLVSIIVPIYNSVAYLAQALESALGQTHARLEVIAVDDGSSDSPESVIERFQDDPRLRFLRQENAGPHAARNHGVSLAGGDYIAFLDADDWWLPEKLSKQLARFEGREGLGVVYSGRDWCDAEGRLYDTDQAPLRIVRRDRPVAELLLGNVVPMSTAVVSRGVLDAVGPFDESLPCASDWDYWLRASLHCWFDCVDERLAVHRKWGGQITANRLAQAECGMEIQRRFLEANPGAVDAGVLRKAWSKRYARRGRVRGALGDRLAAGRDLAKALWLSPGNGGAMADFGRLVLGRLREPVAPVR, translated from the coding sequence GTGATTCCGCCCACGGCCCCCAAGACTGACGCCCCGAGCGGCGAGCCGCCGCTCGTCTCGATCATCGTGCCGATCTACAACTCGGTGGCGTACCTGGCGCAGGCGCTCGAGTCGGCGCTGGGGCAAACGCACGCGCGTCTTGAGGTGATCGCGGTTGACGACGGCTCGAGCGACAGTCCCGAGTCGGTGATTGAGCGTTTCCAAGACGACCCGCGGCTGCGGTTCTTACGCCAAGAGAACGCGGGGCCCCACGCCGCCCGCAACCACGGCGTGTCGCTCGCCGGCGGCGACTACATCGCGTTCCTCGATGCGGACGACTGGTGGCTGCCGGAGAAGCTCTCCAAGCAGCTCGCCCGGTTCGAAGGCCGCGAAGGCCTCGGTGTGGTTTATAGCGGACGCGACTGGTGCGACGCCGAAGGGCGACTGTACGACACGGATCAGGCGCCACTGAGGATCGTCCGGCGTGATCGGCCGGTCGCCGAGTTGCTGCTGGGCAACGTTGTGCCGATGAGCACGGCGGTCGTGTCGCGTGGCGTGCTGGACGCCGTCGGCCCGTTCGACGAATCGTTGCCGTGCGCCTCGGACTGGGACTACTGGCTACGGGCGTCGCTCCACTGCTGGTTCGACTGCGTCGACGAAAGGCTAGCGGTGCATCGCAAGTGGGGCGGGCAGATCACGGCGAACCGGCTCGCCCAGGCCGAGTGCGGCATGGAGATCCAACGGCGGTTTCTGGAGGCGAACCCTGGGGCGGTCGACGCGGGCGTGTTGCGCAAAGCGTGGTCGAAACGCTACGCCCGGCGTGGCCGGGTGCGCGGCGCTCTGGGCGACCGGCTCGCCGCCGGTCGCGACTTGGCCAAGGCCCTGTGGCTTAGCCCCGGCAACGGGGGGGCGATGGCTGACTTCGGCAGGCTGGTGCTCGGCAGGCTTCGTGAACCGGTGGCGCCCGTCCGTTGA
- a CDS encoding glycosyltransferase → MATKHVRVAYVTPTFERGGLERCIAHLVNGLDAQRYTPLIVSLTTTGAAADWIERDGLRVIELHKPPGNDIATPRRLAQLLVDERIDVVHSHNWGSMLETCLAVRWARKAGSGVRWAHAEHGLELDRFRVTGWKRAVRRRLMRWCLRRCDAPVAIADCVAMWMHKLCGVPEKRIRLVPNGVERPPTAEGREAVRRRLDIPENAFVFGSIGRLIELKGYETAIDALALLRSPSNRGDDAAGNAVGAEAWFLLVGGGEERAALESFAREQGQADRVRFVGAQSEVGPYLAAMDAYVNTSHTEAMNLSILEAFSHGLPVAASEVGDNAKLLAGPMAPGSIFPAGDAERLANLLSALAADGTTRKSLGEAAIRRYAEHYTVAGMVDRYAALYDALMEGGEAA, encoded by the coding sequence ATGGCCACAAAGCACGTGCGGGTGGCGTACGTAACGCCCACGTTCGAGCGTGGGGGGCTAGAGCGTTGCATCGCCCACCTGGTCAACGGGCTCGATGCCCAGCGCTACACGCCGCTGATTGTGTCGCTCACCACGACCGGCGCGGCGGCCGATTGGATCGAACGCGACGGCTTGCGAGTGATCGAACTCCACAAGCCGCCAGGCAATGACATAGCGACGCCACGAAGGCTCGCACAGCTACTGGTTGACGAGCGGATCGACGTGGTCCACAGCCACAACTGGGGCTCGATGCTCGAGACCTGCCTGGCGGTCCGCTGGGCGCGCAAAGCGGGCAGCGGCGTTCGCTGGGCGCACGCCGAACACGGGTTGGAGCTCGACCGTTTCCGCGTGACCGGCTGGAAACGCGCAGTCCGGCGACGGCTGATGCGTTGGTGCCTGCGTCGCTGCGACGCCCCGGTGGCGATCGCCGACTGTGTGGCGATGTGGATGCACAAGCTGTGCGGCGTGCCGGAGAAGCGGATCCGCCTTGTGCCAAACGGCGTCGAACGCCCTCCCACCGCCGAAGGCCGTGAGGCGGTGCGTCGCCGGCTCGACATTCCTGAGAACGCCTTCGTCTTCGGCAGCATCGGCCGCTTGATCGAGCTCAAGGGCTACGAGACCGCGATCGACGCCTTGGCCCTCCTACGCTCGCCGAGCAACCGGGGGGATGACGCGGCAGGCAACGCCGTGGGCGCCGAGGCGTGGTTCCTGCTCGTGGGCGGTGGGGAGGAGCGCGCCGCGCTCGAGTCCTTCGCCCGAGAGCAGGGGCAGGCGGACCGGGTGCGGTTCGTTGGCGCCCAGAGCGAGGTGGGGCCCTACCTCGCGGCCATGGACGCCTACGTCAACACAAGCCACACCGAGGCGATGAACCTCTCCATCCTGGAGGCCTTCTCGCACGGCCTGCCCGTGGCGGCCTCGGAAGTGGGCGACAACGCCAAGCTGCTCGCGGGCCCCATGGCGCCCGGGAGCATCTTTCCCGCGGGCGACGCGGAGCGACTGGCCAACTTGCTCAGCGCATTAGCAGCAGACGGGACCACGCGCAAGAGCCTTGGCGAGGCGGCCATCCGGCGTTACGCCGAACACTACACGGTGGCGGGCATGGTCGACCGCTACGCGGCGCTCTACGACGCACTCATGGAAGGGGGCGAAGCCGCTTGA
- a CDS encoding sulfotransferase family protein, translating into MLCNLRSCAGSSTQTPWPNLFLLGAMKSGTTTLHELLATHPDVVMSGDKEPAFFTEDRSAAETERYRALFEPYGGERVVGESSTHYTKLPTHEGVPERLGRACPEARFVYMMRDPVERAISHYWHQYRSKQPGGGERRPMREAFERDERYTAYGDYARQLRPYFEAFGRESVLILTLDEFSAEPLATYQAVLGWLGVDPDHTPPGLGERRNATATQTARKRRWLARLRRSPLWEAVRGGVPAPVRRFGARLSEHRAIDTKTYPTEEARAYLRPIVNRQLDDLESLLGHDFSCWRSGGDDA; encoded by the coding sequence CGAATCTGTTCCTGCTCGGCGCGATGAAGTCGGGCACGACGACGCTGCACGAGTTGCTCGCCACGCACCCGGATGTGGTCATGTCGGGCGACAAGGAGCCGGCTTTCTTCACCGAAGACCGATCGGCGGCCGAGACCGAGCGTTACCGCGCGTTGTTCGAGCCTTACGGGGGCGAACGCGTGGTGGGCGAGTCGAGCACGCATTACACGAAGCTGCCCACGCACGAGGGCGTGCCCGAGCGCTTAGGCCGTGCTTGTCCCGAGGCCCGGTTCGTTTACATGATGCGCGACCCGGTCGAGCGGGCCATCAGCCACTACTGGCACCAGTACCGCAGCAAGCAGCCGGGCGGCGGCGAGCGGCGCCCGATGCGCGAGGCGTTCGAGCGGGACGAGCGCTACACGGCTTACGGCGATTACGCTCGGCAACTGCGTCCCTATTTCGAGGCCTTCGGCCGCGAGAGCGTGCTGATTCTCACGCTCGACGAGTTCTCGGCCGAGCCGCTGGCGACCTACCAAGCGGTGCTCGGGTGGCTCGGCGTCGACCCGGACCACACCCCGCCGGGGCTGGGCGAGCGTCGCAACGCGACGGCGACGCAAACGGCGCGCAAGCGGCGTTGGCTGGCCCGGCTCCGCCGATCGCCGCTGTGGGAAGCGGTTCGCGGTGGTGTGCCGGCGCCGGTGCGCCGCTTCGGCGCGCGGCTCTCAGAGCACCGCGCGATCGACACGAAAACGTACCCCACCGAAGAGGCCCGCGCGTACCTGCGGCCGATCGTCAACCGCCAGCTCGACGACCTCGAAAGCCTGCTTGGCCACGACTTCTCCTGCTGGCGCAGCGGGGGCGACGACGCGTGA